The genomic segment AGAAATTTTCCGTGAGCATCCGactcaccgcggcggcggcgtcgcaaaAAGCGGCGCCCGTGACGGCGCACTGGATCGTCGCGTACTTGGTGACGTGCTGTATGACCGCGTAGACGCAGTCCATGCACGCGGTGACGAGGCACGCGAGGATTtgcagggcgccgccgccgttttCTCGCGCGTTTCGTCGGACGTTTTGGTTAATCTCTCGCGCGACGTGAACCGCGGTGAGCACGAGCGaaccgagcgcgagggacccAAACGACGGTCCCAACGCGTTCTTCATTGTACCGATCGTGGTGCCCGCGAATGCGCGAACGCCCGGGGGCGCGAAGTACCActgcgcggtgacgccggcgacggtgaaCATCCGAACCTCGAACGCGAGCATCACGGTCCACAGCCAAAACAGCGAGGTCATCGCGacgtacgccgacgcccagTCGTCCGTCTCCCACACGCAGCACGGCGCCACGTCGCCGTTCTCGTCCAAACACGTGTCCTTTCCGGATTGGAgcaccgcgtccgggtcgcgaacgacgcggccgtTGCGGTACGCCGCGGACACGAACGCAAACGTCGGAACGGTGAGCGTGAGCAGCGCCAGCttgacgccgacgatggccGTCACCACGTGGGGGTTGTCCTGCAGCGACTtggacgcgaccgcgagaagcctggcgacgaggtcgatcTCGCGTCTCCACAGCCAAAACACGAACGCGGTGAGGCACCCGAGCAGCGCCAGGaacacgcccgcgcccggtgagtcaccgcctcCGCTTGCGACGATTAATGCAAGCGCGAAGATGACGGCGACCTTGAAGTAGACCATCGCCCAGACGGTGCCCCGTGCGTGGGTTCgaaaggcggcgaggaaggcgaggccgacggcgacggcgccgacggtggaGAGCGCCagccacgtcgccgcgtgtcGCAGGAAcatcgcgccgtccacgtcgtcgtcctcggcgagggatCTGCGGTAcgcgttcagcgcgtcgggggatctggacgcgtcgcagtgcgacgccgcccgcatcaggtccgggtccgcgagcttctcgtaGTGCGACTCCGCGTGGTTCGAGGCGACGCATCCGAGGatgaagacggcggcggcgacgacggcgtagACCCGGCCGTACGtcacgtcgcgcgcctctcgaGGGCCGTGGCGGTAGACGCCGTCGGtgagatccgcggcggcggcggcgccgtcgtcgtcggcggcgcggtcgtcgccgacgagctgcTGGTACACGCCCGGGTCGCGAGTCATGGGCGCGATGTTCGTGTCtcggacgggcgcgcggggagagCGGGGTTTGTGTGGCGTGAACCTCGGGGTGTGTGCGAACTGAAGCGAAAAGAATGTTCCAAAAGACGCGGTGCCACGTCGGATGTCAACTTTGTTTCAAACGGGCGTCGGCCGGCGGGGCACttggacggggcgcggggatgtTCAAGTTGCCTTTGCGGCCGACCGTGAGGAGGGATCCCCCCGATGATGGTGTCGAGGTGGGGGTgacggaggacgcgtcgagcaaggggacgaagcggaagaggGCCCCTCGCACGAAGGGGCCATGTGAGCACGGAGTGAAGCCTCGGTCGCAgtgcaaggtgtgcagcgcttgtccgcacgggaagAGGCGCTCTgtgtgcaaggagt from the Micromonas commoda chromosome 15, complete sequence genome contains:
- a CDS encoding choline transporter like family (sodium ion:choline symporter), with the translated sequence MVYFKVAVIFALALIVASGGGDSPGAGVFLALLGCLTAFVFWLWRREIDLVARLLAVASKSLQDNPHVVTAIVGVKLALLTLTVPTFAFVSAAYRNGRVVRDPDAVLQSGKDTCLDENGDVAPCCVWETDDWASAYVAMTSLFWLWTVMLAFEVRMFTVAGVTAQWYFAPPGVRAFAGTTIGTMKNALGPSFGSLALGSLVLTAVHVAREINQNVRRNARENGGGALQILACLVTACMDCVYAVIQHVTKYATIQCAVTGAAFCDAAAAVSRMLTENFLNAYAVWWLPGTLLSAAAFVFAAAYGTCVGVAGYVAWNGADGHENAGGESVILGFVSFCLALVAVNFCVTVLLDVVDCVFVCYVMDLDRQRNSRPEVHEIYEEVKAKTAKAAPAVGGSGGSGGSGGFGGAVVQGPGGNVAYGNRRGADDNL